The following are from one region of the Phycisphaerae bacterium genome:
- a CDS encoding glycosyltransferase family 9 protein gives MQENDNIFNLLREEEAEASRRALRGVILQPGAIGDCILTLPLVEFMKDRLGLGGVDILGHAEYTGILPGRTCVDSIRSIDSVDLHRLFVEPNTFDLADGDALINVFSDYAWIVTFLGEPDSNFEQNLIFTANCSRSVEVITLSLKPSEKSSTHITDFYIEQFAAQSGLSPEPPPVCKTKSLIKATKADINRGKELLKEINVDSTEKLIVIQPGSGGSHKCWHLDNFINVAKELASKGTDVIFLLGPAEMERLNTSTISRIESISKILTNLPLADVLAVLSNASGYTGNDSGITHLSATLGIRTVAVFGPTDPAVYGPIGPTVTVLQGVEPDFTKKPSAKLQQKLLKALMT, from the coding sequence ATGCAGGAAAACGATAATATTTTTAACCTGCTGAGGGAAGAGGAAGCCGAAGCATCCCGGCGAGCTCTGCGCGGGGTAATATTGCAGCCGGGCGCAATCGGTGATTGTATATTAACTCTGCCTTTAGTCGAATTTATGAAAGACCGTCTCGGATTGGGCGGGGTTGACATTCTCGGTCATGCCGAATACACCGGCATTTTGCCGGGCAGGACGTGCGTTGACAGCATCCGCTCTATAGATTCGGTAGACTTGCATCGATTATTTGTCGAACCCAATACGTTTGACCTTGCGGATGGGGATGCCTTGATAAACGTTTTTAGCGATTATGCCTGGATTGTAACATTTCTGGGTGAGCCGGATAGTAACTTTGAGCAGAACCTGATTTTCACCGCCAATTGCAGCCGCAGTGTGGAAGTAATAACTTTATCCTTAAAGCCATCTGAGAAATCATCCACGCATATAACCGATTTTTACATAGAGCAATTTGCCGCTCAAAGCGGCTTATCTCCGGAGCCTCCGCCGGTTTGCAAAACGAAAAGTTTAATAAAAGCGACTAAAGCAGACATAAACAGAGGTAAAGAACTGCTGAAAGAAATAAACGTTGATTCTACCGAAAAACTTATTGTAATTCAGCCGGGCAGCGGCGGTTCGCATAAGTGCTGGCATTTGGATAATTTCATAAATGTGGCGAAAGAGTTGGCAAGCAAGGGAACAGATGTGATATTTTTGCTGGGTCCCGCAGAGATGGAACGACTAAACACATCGACGATTAGCAGAATTGAGAGCATCTCTAAAATACTTACGAATCTGCCATTGGCGGACGTGCTTGCGGTTTTGAGCAATGCCAGCGGCTACACCGGCAACGATAGCGGGATAACGCATCTTTCGGCGACATTAGGCATACGAACGGTTGCAGTTTTCGGGCCGACAGACCCGGCGGTATATGGTCCTATCGGGCCGACTGTAACGGTTTTACAAGGCGTGGAACCGGATTTCACAAAGAAACCCTCGGCGAAGCTGCAGCAGAAGCTTTTGAAGGCTTTAATGACATGA
- the lpxD gene encoding UDP-3-O-(3-hydroxymyristoyl)glucosamine N-acyltransferase has product MQKTLGELAEYVGGRVVGDSNVAINSASTLGRAGEGEISFLANIKYEKQVQTTKASAVIVGKETPEVSVPLLVAEDPYYAFMQIMVLLHGYRKHKKTGISPRAIISDSAKIGTECHIYDFVTVSDDAKVGNGCIIYPGVFIGQGTTIGNDCIIYPNVVIYDGCKIGNRVILNANSVIGDDGFGYASHKGIHYKVPQIGIVIIEDDVEIGACCGIERGTLGDTVIGQGSKLGDLVAIGHGTKIGPHCLLVAQVGVAGSTTLGHHCIVGGQVGIVGHINIGNNVIIGAQAGVINNVPDGKTIVGAPAIEADQGKRAYSMIQHLPEMRQSIRKLENQIERIAPSAESDSE; this is encoded by the coding sequence ATGCAAAAAACTTTGGGCGAATTAGCTGAATATGTAGGCGGCAGAGTCGTCGGCGACTCCAATGTAGCAATCAACTCTGCCTCCACGCTCGGGCGAGCAGGTGAAGGAGAAATCAGCTTTTTGGCCAACATTAAATACGAAAAGCAGGTCCAGACAACCAAGGCCAGCGCCGTAATCGTAGGCAAAGAAACACCTGAAGTTTCGGTTCCTCTTTTGGTGGCCGAGGACCCGTATTACGCTTTTATGCAGATTATGGTACTGCTCCACGGTTACCGGAAGCATAAAAAGACAGGAATCAGTCCGCGGGCAATAATTTCAGACAGCGCAAAAATCGGTACAGAATGTCACATTTATGATTTCGTTACCGTATCAGACGATGCAAAAGTCGGGAATGGCTGCATAATTTATCCGGGTGTGTTCATCGGACAAGGTACTACAATCGGCAATGACTGCATAATATATCCGAACGTGGTCATTTACGACGGATGTAAAATAGGCAATCGTGTAATTCTAAATGCCAATTCCGTAATTGGCGATGACGGCTTCGGTTATGCCAGCCATAAGGGCATACACTACAAGGTGCCGCAGATCGGTATTGTGATTATAGAGGATGACGTGGAGATTGGCGCCTGCTGCGGAATTGAACGAGGTACACTCGGCGATACCGTCATAGGCCAGGGCAGTAAATTAGGCGATTTGGTCGCGATAGGTCACGGCACTAAAATCGGCCCGCACTGTCTGCTCGTAGCTCAGGTAGGTGTTGCCGGCTCGACAACTCTGGGACACCACTGTATAGTCGGCGGCCAAGTTGGTATTGTCGGTCATATTAATATCGGAAATAATGTTATCATAGGCGCCCAGGCCGGTGTTATTAATAATGTTCCAGACGGCAAAACGATAGTGGGTGCACCGGCTATTGAGGCCGACCAGGGCAAACGAGCGTACAGTATGATACAACACCTGCCTGAGATGCGGCAGAGTATTCGCAAACTCGAAAATCAGATTGAGCGGATTGCCCCGTCTGCCGAATCGGACTCTGAATAA
- a CDS encoding lipopolysaccharide kinase InaA family protein → MYKLTVRFNDADKGIYFKQYLCRSVWDFIKHFVRANRAERAFKASEMLGKNGFDTPATIAMGKTANFMVTLEIENAKQILQFISDNNLETRDRRELIREFGRTIGQMHTRGIFHGDLRLGNILARHEKNHWKFFFIDNERTKKFRHLPARLWVKNLVQVNTLPPVLISNTDRMRFFREYCAQNEKAETEKTALIKKVLEKTRLRLDKKRNLRIASEIAGHSRTAV, encoded by the coding sequence GTGTATAAGCTCACCGTCAGGTTCAATGACGCGGACAAAGGTATTTATTTCAAGCAATATCTTTGCAGGTCGGTTTGGGATTTTATCAAGCATTTCGTGCGGGCTAACCGGGCCGAGCGGGCTTTTAAAGCATCTGAGATGCTTGGTAAAAACGGCTTTGATACTCCTGCCACTATCGCGATGGGCAAAACGGCAAATTTCATGGTGACTCTCGAGATTGAAAACGCAAAACAGATTTTGCAATTCATCTCCGATAACAACTTGGAAACTCGAGACAGACGTGAACTAATACGAGAGTTTGGACGGACCATAGGCCAAATGCACACCAGGGGTATTTTCCATGGTGATTTGCGATTAGGCAACATACTGGCCAGACATGAGAAAAACCACTGGAAGTTTTTCTTTATCGATAATGAGCGAACGAAAAAATTTCGTCACCTGCCAGCGAGGCTGTGGGTAAAAAATCTGGTGCAGGTAAATACGCTTCCGCCTGTTTTGATAAGCAATACAGACCGTATGAGATTTTTCAGGGAATACTGTGCGCAAAACGAAAAAGCCGAAACAGAGAAAACAGCCCTGATAAAAAAAGTTCTTGAAAAAACCCGGCTACGTTTGGATAAAAAAAGAAACCTCAGAATTGCTTCAGAAATCGCAGGTCATTCTCGAACAGCAGTCTGA
- the rplT gene encoding 50S ribosomal protein L20 codes for MPRVRKGSARRRPKKRILKSVRGGRGAPGHLYRLAKEAATRAGVYARIGRKLRKRDFRGLWITRLSAACRQRGIRYSQFINGLKKANITLNRKMLSEIAIVDPAGFDAIVEAVKAAIK; via the coding sequence ATGCCAAGAGTTAGAAAAGGTTCGGCACGACGCCGGCCAAAGAAACGAATTCTCAAATCAGTAAGGGGAGGCCGCGGAGCCCCAGGTCATCTGTATCGTTTGGCCAAAGAAGCAGCTACACGGGCAGGCGTCTACGCGCGTATCGGCAGAAAGCTGCGGAAAAGAGATTTCCGAGGTTTGTGGATTACACGCTTAAGTGCTGCGTGCCGGCAGCGAGGAATCAGGTACAGCCAATTCATCAACGGCTTAAAGAAGGCAAATATCACTTTGAATCGCAAGATGCTTAGTGAAATTGCTATCGTTGACCCCGCCGGTTTTGACGCCATCGTTGAAGCTGTAAAAGCGGCAATTAAATAA
- the thrS gene encoding threonine--tRNA ligase, whose product MVRITLPDGSTLEIANGTTAKQLAEKIGPGLARAAVAAKINGQLIDLSTPITADAAVQIITLADAEGLEILRHSCAHIMAEAICSIWPAAKLVYGPTVEDGFYYDIDLEEPISPSDFERIEKKMYEITKADKPFVRRQMSRGEALAKLASDRYKTDNINRTDSDIISFYSHGDGFEDLCRGPHLPSTGKVAAFKIMSVAGAYWHGDPTQKMLQRIYGTAWPTKKELDAYLQRLEEAKKRDHRVLGRQLDLFSFNEAGPGFAFIHPKGMIVWNAITEFWRGVHRKYGYEEIKTPIILNEELWHKSGHWDNYKENMYFTRFDDANYAIKPMNCPGGCLVYKTRQHSYREFPMRVAELGLVHRHEASGVMHGLFRVRQFTQDDAHIFCTPEQIKPEIIGVIELAFEIYRAFGFEDFHIELSTKPVKHIGSDEIWDISTSALKDALKYKKIEYKINEGDGAFYGPKIDFHIRDCLKRSWQLGTIQLDFSMPQRFGLVYTGKDNTEKAPVMIHRAILGSFERFIGILIEHYGGNLPLWLSPEQVGILPISEKSNDYAKVVEEKLKGAQLRADCDLSNEKIDVKIAKAHGRKLPFMLVVGPKESQSGTVNVRIRGEKETKTVEIDKFIEIAKLKIAEKK is encoded by the coding sequence ATGGTGCGAATAACACTGCCTGATGGCAGCACATTAGAAATTGCTAACGGAACAACAGCAAAACAATTAGCAGAGAAAATAGGGCCGGGACTTGCAAGAGCCGCTGTAGCAGCGAAAATAAACGGGCAATTAATAGATTTGTCCACACCTATCACGGCTGATGCCGCCGTTCAGATTATTACCCTCGCAGATGCAGAAGGTCTGGAAATACTAAGGCATAGCTGCGCCCATATAATGGCTGAAGCTATATGCAGCATTTGGCCTGCGGCGAAGTTAGTTTACGGCCCGACCGTCGAAGACGGATTTTATTATGACATAGACCTTGAGGAGCCAATCTCTCCTTCCGATTTTGAACGCATAGAAAAAAAGATGTATGAAATTACCAAGGCCGACAAGCCGTTCGTCCGGAGGCAGATGTCACGGGGCGAGGCCCTGGCAAAATTAGCATCTGACAGGTATAAAACCGACAATATAAATCGCACGGATAGCGACATTATCAGTTTTTATTCGCACGGAGATGGTTTCGAAGATTTATGTCGAGGCCCCCATCTGCCCAGCACCGGCAAAGTTGCCGCCTTTAAAATTATGTCGGTAGCCGGCGCTTATTGGCACGGCGACCCAACGCAAAAAATGCTTCAACGCATCTACGGCACCGCCTGGCCGACTAAAAAGGAGCTTGATGCCTACCTGCAAAGATTGGAAGAGGCAAAGAAACGCGACCACCGGGTTTTAGGCAGGCAATTGGATTTATTTAGTTTCAACGAGGCCGGCCCCGGCTTCGCATTCATTCACCCTAAGGGAATGATTGTCTGGAACGCTATAACGGAGTTCTGGCGCGGCGTTCATCGCAAATACGGCTACGAGGAAATCAAAACGCCTATTATTTTGAATGAGGAGCTTTGGCACAAAAGCGGTCATTGGGACAATTACAAAGAAAATATGTATTTCACCAGGTTCGACGATGCCAACTACGCGATAAAACCGATGAATTGCCCGGGCGGTTGTCTGGTCTATAAAACCCGACAGCATTCATACCGGGAATTTCCGATGCGGGTTGCCGAGCTCGGACTGGTGCACAGGCACGAGGCCAGCGGCGTTATGCATGGGCTTTTCAGAGTAAGACAATTTACGCAGGACGATGCCCATATTTTCTGCACCCCCGAACAGATAAAACCTGAAATAATAGGTGTTATTGAGCTTGCCTTTGAAATATATCGCGCTTTCGGGTTCGAAGATTTTCATATCGAGCTGTCCACCAAGCCTGTGAAACACATAGGCTCAGACGAAATTTGGGACATCTCCACCAGTGCTTTGAAAGACGCCCTGAAGTACAAGAAAATCGAATACAAAATCAACGAAGGCGACGGTGCATTTTACGGACCCAAGATAGATTTTCACATAAGAGACTGCCTGAAAAGGTCGTGGCAGCTCGGCACGATCCAGCTTGATTTTTCTATGCCGCAGCGATTTGGATTAGTTTATACCGGCAAGGATAATACCGAGAAGGCACCCGTTATGATTCATAGGGCGATTTTGGGCTCTTTCGAGCGGTTCATCGGTATTCTTATAGAACACTATGGCGGGAATTTGCCTCTGTGGCTTTCGCCTGAGCAGGTGGGAATTTTGCCGATAAGCGAGAAGAGCAATGATTATGCGAAAGTCGTAGAGGAGAAGCTAAAAGGTGCGCAGCTGCGGGCCGACTGTGATTTATCGAATGAGAAAATAGATGTTAAAATTGCCAAGGCCCACGGCAGGAAGCTTCCCTTTATGCTGGTAGTCGGGCCTAAAGAATCGCAATCCGGCACCGTCAATGTAAGAATCCGGGGAGAGAAAGAAACTAAAACAGTGGAAATCGACAAATTTATTGAAATAGCAAAGCTCAAAATTGCCGAAAAAAAGTAA
- the rpmI gene encoding 50S ribosomal protein L35 gives MPKQKTHKGLVKRVKVTATGKITRGRCGGGHLMSSKNAKRRRRIGSSAIISGRAAAKIRIQIAKGKA, from the coding sequence ATGCCAAAACAGAAAACCCATAAGGGTTTGGTTAAAAGAGTCAAAGTTACTGCTACCGGTAAAATCACCCGAGGTCGCTGCGGCGGCGGTCATCTTATGAGCAGCAAAAATGCCAAACGGCGCAGGCGAATAGGAAGTTCGGCGATTATTAGCGGTAGAGCAGCTGCTAAAATCAGAATCCAAATCGCTAAAGGAAAAGCATAA
- the pheS gene encoding phenylalanine--tRNA ligase subunit alpha, with the protein MLEQLEKIGKDALAALKNITDTATLEEFRIKYLGRKGQITQMLSQVGHLPAEQRREGGQLANKVKKEISEAFEQLKESLLRSQRGKSKEMLDVTLPGKAVDIGKTHVITQTINELLEIFGRMGFSVAYGPEVEDEWHNFIALNIGPEHPARDPFDAFYIGDGTLLRSHTSPVQIRVMEKTKPPIRVVAPGRVYRPDTVDATHMYMFHQIEALVVDEDVSMVDMKTTIDQFIHAYYGPEIKWRIRPSFFPFTEPSGEVDVFWVNKQGKEDWMEVGGCGMVDPNVFDAVGIDSEKYTGWAFGFGVERLAMRKYGISDIRLLFENDLRFLKQF; encoded by the coding sequence ATGCTTGAGCAATTAGAAAAAATCGGTAAAGATGCGCTCGCCGCCTTAAAGAACATCACCGATACAGCAACGCTGGAAGAGTTCCGTATAAAATACCTTGGTCGAAAAGGCCAAATTACCCAAATGCTCAGCCAGGTAGGACATCTGCCCGCTGAACAAAGACGCGAGGGGGGGCAGCTTGCAAACAAAGTAAAAAAGGAAATCTCCGAAGCATTTGAGCAGCTTAAAGAAAGTCTGCTGCGGTCACAGCGGGGCAAATCTAAAGAGATGCTCGATGTTACTCTGCCGGGCAAAGCCGTTGATATCGGCAAAACGCATGTCATTACCCAGACGATAAATGAGCTGCTGGAGATATTCGGCCGAATGGGTTTCTCCGTTGCCTACGGGCCTGAAGTTGAGGACGAGTGGCATAATTTCATCGCGTTGAATATTGGGCCGGAACACCCCGCAAGAGACCCATTCGATGCTTTTTACATCGGCGACGGTACTCTGCTGCGGAGCCACACTTCACCGGTCCAAATCCGTGTTATGGAAAAAACCAAACCGCCAATTCGCGTAGTTGCGCCGGGGCGAGTTTACCGGCCGGACACAGTCGATGCGACGCATATGTATATGTTTCATCAAATCGAAGCGCTGGTTGTCGACGAGGACGTCAGTATGGTGGATATGAAAACCACCATCGACCAGTTTATTCACGCCTATTATGGACCCGAAATTAAATGGCGGATTAGGCCGAGCTTTTTCCCCTTTACGGAACCGAGCGGAGAGGTTGACGTGTTTTGGGTAAATAAACAAGGTAAGGAAGACTGGATGGAAGTCGGCGGCTGCGGTATGGTCGACCCGAATGTTTTCGATGCGGTCGGGATAGACAGCGAAAAGTATACCGGCTGGGCATTCGGTTTCGGTGTGGAACGCCTCGCAATGAGAAAATACGGTATCAGTGATATCAGACTGCTGTTCGAGAATGACCTGCGATTTCTGAAGCAATTCTGA
- the lpxI gene encoding UDP-2,3-diacylglucosamine diphosphatase LpxI (LpxI, functionally equivalent to LpxH, replaces it in LPS biosynthesis in a minority of bacteria.): MNSEDILGLIAGEGRLPFLVAAGAREAGLKVVCVGLADNAEPALADEVDTFHSVAIARPGSWIRKLRKHGVTRTVMVGRVAKHRLFTPQRILRYLPDWRAFRIYYWRLRGKDKRNDTLLNALAEELASGGILLENSTMYCKEHLATAAVMTKTQPSRSVEGDIEFGWQIAKKLGELDIGQAIAVKEKEVIAVEAIEGTAKMIERVGQFCKSGGWTLIKTSKPNQDMRFDVPCVGPDTIKSLAENGGKCLVVEAGKTIIIDKPETTKLADQLGITILGR, from the coding sequence ATGAATAGCGAAGATATACTTGGCTTGATTGCAGGAGAAGGCAGATTGCCTTTTCTTGTAGCCGCCGGCGCCAGAGAAGCGGGATTGAAAGTAGTTTGCGTCGGTTTGGCGGATAATGCAGAACCCGCACTGGCTGACGAAGTCGATACCTTCCACAGCGTGGCGATTGCCCGACCCGGAAGCTGGATACGGAAGTTAAGAAAACACGGCGTAACCAGAACGGTTATGGTCGGACGGGTTGCCAAACACCGGCTGTTTACACCCCAGAGAATTCTAAGGTATCTGCCTGACTGGAGAGCGTTTAGAATATATTACTGGCGATTGCGCGGCAAAGACAAACGAAACGATACGTTATTAAACGCCCTGGCGGAGGAACTGGCCAGCGGCGGAATATTGCTGGAGAATTCAACAATGTACTGCAAAGAACATCTGGCAACAGCGGCAGTAATGACAAAGACACAACCGAGCCGGTCTGTCGAAGGCGACATTGAATTCGGCTGGCAGATAGCGAAAAAACTCGGTGAACTGGACATAGGTCAGGCGATTGCGGTCAAAGAAAAGGAAGTGATTGCCGTCGAAGCGATAGAAGGCACGGCAAAAATGATTGAGCGGGTCGGCCAGTTTTGTAAATCGGGCGGCTGGACGCTTATCAAGACCTCGAAACCAAATCAGGACATGCGGTTTGATGTGCCGTGCGTCGGACCAGACACTATCAAAAGTTTGGCCGAAAACGGAGGCAAATGCCTCGTCGTGGAAGCGGGCAAAACGATAATTATTGACAAGCCCGAGACAACAAAACTTGCCGACCAATTGGGCATAACTATTCTGGGACGGTGA
- the infC gene encoding translation initiation factor IF-3 codes for MNGRIRANVIRLIDESNNQVGLVNTYDALTKAREAELDLVEVSPMSDPPVCRIMDYGKWLYQQKRKVRDAHKKHQHHSTVLKEIRLRPETDKHDLEIKLNHAREFLLKGHKVQFTIIFRGRQMLHKDLGYKMVEQITGSLEDAAKVEQPGRMAGKRITLVVVPK; via the coding sequence ATAAACGGGAGGATTCGGGCCAACGTAATTCGGCTAATCGACGAATCAAATAATCAAGTCGGACTGGTAAATACATACGATGCGCTTACGAAGGCCCGCGAGGCCGAATTAGACCTTGTGGAAGTATCGCCTATGAGCGACCCGCCGGTTTGCAGGATAATGGATTACGGCAAGTGGCTGTATCAGCAAAAGCGCAAGGTCCGCGACGCACATAAAAAACACCAGCACCATTCGACTGTGCTTAAGGAAATCAGACTCAGGCCCGAAACCGACAAACACGACCTGGAAATCAAGCTTAATCACGCCCGCGAATTTTTGCTGAAAGGCCATAAGGTTCAGTTCACGATAATATTCCGCGGGCGCCAGATGCTGCACAAGGATCTTGGATATAAGATGGTCGAGCAGATTACAGGGTCGTTAGAGGATGCGGCCAAGGTCGAACAGCCAGGCAGAATGGCTGGAAAGCGTATAACATTGGTTGTCGTGCCTAAGTAG
- a CDS encoding FHA domain-containing protein codes for MDVNLVLLKKNSSHKLFPLPSSVTTIGRRHSCDLCIPLMSVSKKHCQLNHDEGILKIRDLDSRNGTYLNGKRVDEAVIQAGDSIKIGPLIFVLQIDGQPQTIAAPDLAAQSPPPQDAAAEDIANEQLDNPVQLEGLD; via the coding sequence ATGGATGTAAATTTGGTTTTGCTCAAAAAGAACAGCTCACATAAGCTTTTCCCCCTTCCAAGCAGCGTCACGACAATTGGCCGGCGTCATAGTTGTGATTTATGCATCCCTCTGATGTCGGTTTCCAAAAAACACTGCCAGCTAAATCACGATGAAGGGATATTGAAAATTCGTGACCTTGACTCGCGTAACGGCACTTACCTCAATGGCAAGCGTGTAGATGAAGCGGTGATTCAGGCAGGCGATTCCATCAAGATAGGACCTTTAATATTCGTGCTCCAGATTGATGGTCAGCCGCAGACGATTGCCGCACCTGACCTGGCTGCACAAAGCCCACCCCCTCAGGATGCAGCAGCGGAGGATATCGCAAATGAGCAGTTAGATAATCCTGTACAACTGGAGGGCCTCGATTAG